One genomic window of Sulfurovum lithotrophicum includes the following:
- a CDS encoding c-type cytochrome, whose translation MKKVIVTFGLTAMIATSVFAGDPAQTLIEKNKCMSCHNIMGMKDAPPFAGIAWRNSRINANTAKATLKNSIKNGSHGKYPMFSNTRMPSFSHLSDKELDTLATWVLSQAQNMKCGQGKCGSSMNNKKGWW comes from the coding sequence ATGAAAAAAGTTATAGTTACATTCGGTCTTACAGCTATGATAGCAACCTCGGTATTTGCAGGAGATCCAGCACAAACACTTATAGAAAAAAACAAATGTATGTCATGCCACAACATCATGGGTATGAAAGATGCACCCCCTTTTGCAGGTATTGCATGGAGAAACTCAAGAATTAATGCCAACACTGCAAAGGCCACACTAAAAAACAGTATTAAGAACGGAAGTCATGGCAAGTACCCGATGTTTTCCAATACGAGAATGCCATCCTTCTCACATCTTAGCGACAAAGAGCTGGACACATTGGCAACATGGGTCCTCTCACAAGCACAAAATATGAAATGTGGACAGGGGAAATGCGGTTCCTCCATGAATAATAAAAAAGGATGGTGGTAG
- a CDS encoding SHOCT domain-containing protein, which translates to MVVVMWFDCWTIGGIGIIPLLLLLTILFFFYSLFANEKRSSSLDILESRYAKGEISKEEYIDIKKDIT; encoded by the coding sequence ATGGTGGTAGTCATGTGGTTCGATTGCTGGACAATAGGAGGTATCGGTATTATTCCACTACTCCTCCTGCTAACCATACTGTTTTTCTTCTACAGCCTATTTGCAAATGAAAAAAGAAGCAGCAGCCTGGATATACTGGAATCAAGATATGCCAAAGGTGAAATCAGCAAGGAGGAGTATATTGACATTAAAAAAGATATTACCTAA
- a CDS encoding response regulator transcription factor — translation MNKQILLLEDDFNLGDTIKDLLVAGGYQVDYVTSGQTAIDLTYDHQYDLYIFDINIPDIDGLDILKSLRNADDLTPAIFISAMTDLKTVLKAFDAGAYDFIKKPFYSEELLIKVNLKLMEKDQKIQYKDLEYFPKEKKLLRNQKLVSLGEVSTQIFDLFLHNIGRVINKNELYECMNNPGPNALRFHISNINKITGIEIKNIRGRGYILEQS, via the coding sequence ATGAATAAACAAATATTGCTTCTTGAAGATGACTTCAACCTGGGTGACACCATTAAAGACCTGCTTGTTGCAGGCGGATATCAAGTCGATTATGTTACAAGTGGGCAGACAGCGATAGATCTTACCTATGATCATCAGTATGACCTGTATATCTTCGATATCAATATCCCGGATATTGATGGTTTGGATATTTTAAAAAGTCTTCGTAATGCGGATGATCTGACACCAGCTATTTTCATCAGCGCCATGACAGATTTAAAAACCGTACTCAAGGCTTTTGATGCAGGAGCTTATGATTTCATAAAGAAGCCTTTTTATTCAGAAGAGCTGCTCATTAAAGTCAACCTGAAGCTCATGGAAAAGGATCAAAAAATCCAATATAAAGATCTGGAATATTTCCCAAAAGAGAAAAAGCTGCTTCGAAACCAAAAGCTCGTATCTCTTGGTGAGGTCAGTACACAGATATTTGATCTCTTCCTTCATAATATCGGCAGAGTCATCAATAAAAATGAACTATATGAGTGCATGAACAATCCAGGTCCGAATGCATTGAGGTTTCATATCAGCAATATTAACAAAATAACCGGTATAGAGATCAAGAACATACGGGGAAGAGGATATATTCTTGAGCAAAGTTGA
- a CDS encoding sensor histidine kinase, translating into MTNEFIKDILHDFNTPISTIRLNLRLLPESNPKIKQRIASAVDTILNLQKNLKEFINEDMGEREAFDIKSLIEQRIAFFSGSYPHIYFNLDMESKNIYTYKNAMIRIIDNLLSNACKYSNNEGNVSVSLDQNILSIKDNGIGIKNPKKIFDRFYKETSRGLGIGLHIVDKLAKKMDIKIEVRSKINKGSVFKLDLSAIMDQSQQTRQTNTKDYL; encoded by the coding sequence ATGACAAATGAATTCATAAAAGACATACTGCATGATTTCAATACACCCATCTCTACCATCAGGTTAAACCTCAGGCTCCTACCAGAATCAAACCCTAAAATAAAACAGAGGATAGCCAGTGCAGTAGATACGATTTTGAACCTTCAGAAGAACCTCAAGGAGTTTATCAATGAAGATATGGGAGAACGTGAAGCATTTGACATCAAATCACTGATCGAACAAAGAATAGCATTCTTCTCCGGCAGCTACCCCCATATATATTTCAATTTAGATATGGAATCAAAAAATATATATACCTACAAAAATGCAATGATCCGGATCATTGACAATCTTTTGTCAAACGCATGTAAGTACAGTAACAATGAAGGTAATGTATCTGTTTCCTTGGATCAAAATATATTATCGATCAAAGATAACGGGATCGGAATCAAAAACCCTAAAAAAATATTTGACAGGTTTTACAAAGAAACATCAAGAGGTTTGGGCATCGGTCTGCACATCGTTGACAAATTGGCAAAAAAAATGGATATTAAAATTGAAGTCCGATCCAAAATAAATAAAGGGTCTGTGTTCAAACTTGACCTATCTGCCATTATGGATCAATCACAGCAAACCAGGCAGACAAACACAAAGGATTACCTATGA
- a CDS encoding heavy metal translocating P-type ATPase, whose product MKKKKENQFHSWITYPPLRNALIAAIIALITFGMEYFLQISSTITTPMYIIAIVIGGYLWVREGIEELIVEHEISISMLMIWATSGAAYLGMWDEAAALVVLYGAAEGIEEYTFSKTRNAIRSLLDLAPKEARLVRNGAEEIVPAETLKVGDRFNVLPGESVPTDGIIITGESSLDESPVTGESMPVKKKAGEKVFAATINGESALLVEATTAFSDNTLSRIIELVENAQEQKGHAQMWMERFGRVYSPIVLLSAILLMIVPFVTGADSAYWIEKAVILLVAAAPCALVISLPIAMAAGISGAAKRGILIKGGAHLEHLGVIETIAFDKTGTLTYGKPKVTDVITFQEDERALLSKAASLEQYSTHPLAKAIVIYAKGNNIPLLPADASKTLIGSGVQGHIDDMLWYLGSPKLFEELGIELKAHTSIIEDLQSAGKTVVLLGNRDQLLGLIAIQDTIRENAANVIKKLHGLGIKTVMLTGDNSKTAQRVAEQLGMDDVRASLKPDDKVNAIKELMKSGPTLMVGDGVNDAPALATATCGMAMGAAGTDAAIEAADIALMADDLNKIIEAMKIGQKARRVSKQNIVFAIIILAILIPSGVGGLISVAMAVLVHEASELLAVANGLRSGKI is encoded by the coding sequence ATGAAAAAGAAAAAAGAAAACCAGTTTCATTCATGGATCACCTACCCTCCTCTGCGAAACGCTCTGATAGCAGCCATCATTGCGTTGATTACATTCGGTATGGAATACTTTCTGCAAATCAGCAGTACCATTACGACCCCCATGTATATCATTGCTATTGTCATTGGCGGATACCTTTGGGTCCGGGAGGGGATTGAAGAGCTCATTGTTGAGCATGAGATCAGCATATCCATGCTGATGATATGGGCGACATCCGGGGCAGCCTACCTTGGAATGTGGGATGAAGCGGCGGCTCTTGTAGTCCTTTACGGTGCTGCCGAGGGGATAGAAGAATACACTTTCAGTAAAACACGTAATGCCATCCGCTCCCTGCTCGACCTTGCACCCAAAGAGGCACGGCTCGTACGAAACGGTGCCGAAGAGATCGTTCCAGCCGAAACATTGAAAGTCGGTGACAGGTTCAACGTTCTTCCTGGAGAATCCGTACCTACCGACGGTATCATCATCACAGGAGAATCAAGTCTGGATGAATCCCCTGTCACAGGTGAATCTATGCCGGTGAAGAAGAAAGCCGGGGAGAAGGTATTTGCTGCCACCATCAATGGTGAATCAGCCCTTCTTGTCGAAGCGACCACAGCATTTTCGGACAATACACTCTCTCGTATCATCGAACTTGTCGAAAATGCACAGGAGCAAAAAGGCCATGCGCAGATGTGGATGGAACGTTTTGGACGCGTTTACAGTCCCATTGTACTGCTAAGTGCCATATTGCTTATGATTGTTCCATTTGTTACAGGAGCAGACTCTGCCTACTGGATAGAAAAAGCCGTGATCCTGCTTGTTGCAGCAGCACCCTGTGCACTTGTTATTTCCCTCCCCATCGCTATGGCAGCAGGCATAAGCGGTGCAGCCAAACGGGGGATCCTCATCAAAGGAGGTGCACATCTTGAACATTTGGGTGTTATCGAAACCATCGCTTTTGACAAGACCGGTACGCTTACCTATGGTAAACCGAAAGTCACTGATGTCATCACTTTTCAAGAAGATGAGAGAGCACTTCTAAGCAAGGCGGCATCTCTTGAACAGTACTCTACACATCCTCTTGCCAAAGCCATCGTCATATATGCCAAAGGAAATAATATCCCCCTGTTACCGGCAGATGCTTCAAAAACACTGATCGGTTCAGGCGTACAGGGACACATCGATGACATGCTTTGGTACCTGGGCAGCCCCAAGCTCTTTGAAGAGCTTGGCATAGAACTCAAAGCGCATACTTCCATCATTGAAGATCTGCAATCGGCAGGCAAGACCGTTGTACTTCTTGGTAACAGAGATCAACTTCTGGGCCTCATTGCTATTCAGGACACCATACGGGAAAATGCAGCGAATGTCATTAAAAAACTTCACGGTCTCGGTATAAAAACTGTCATGTTGACCGGGGACAATTCCAAAACAGCACAAAGGGTGGCAGAACAGCTCGGTATGGATGATGTCCGTGCTTCACTTAAACCCGATGACAAAGTAAACGCCATCAAGGAACTGATGAAATCAGGTCCGACACTGATGGTGGGAGACGGGGTAAACGATGCACCTGCACTTGCAACAGCCACCTGCGGCATGGCTATGGGAGCCGCAGGTACGGATGCTGCCATAGAAGCAGCAGATATTGCGTTGATGGCAGATGATCTGAACAAGATCATTGAAGCCATGAAGATAGGTCAAAAAGCCCGTCGTGTCAGCAAACAGAACATTGTATTTGCGATCATTATACTTGCCATTTTGATTCCTTCGGGAGTGGGAGGACTCATCTCTGTCGCCATGGCTGTACTTGTACATGAAGCCAGTGAGCTACTGGCCGTTGCCAACGGACTGAGGTCCGGAAAGATATGA
- a CDS encoding protein-disulfide reductase DsbD family protein gives MKKNRWMILSVFVLLSATLLYAGVDTETVSGNEGVLSLALGSFVAGLLLTFTPCVLPMVPIVSSIIVGQGKEITKAKALYLSAAYVLGTILTYTVMGALAGATGEQLQAYFQNVWAIGAISLIFVAMALSMFGLYEIQLPSFIQSKLNASSQHIKGGSGPMVFLLGAISALILGACVSPILISFLGIAIAKADPMLGAVTMFFLALGMGIPLLLLGLGAGHLLPKAGEWMNKIKYTFGVLLLATAIYIFNELDLVPPLLPWGILFIVVSIYLGALRPLGEEARGWYKFLKGIGIVVLVWGMLLLIGAAYGQRDILHPLPKLSLNNVSVIDEKNYIPFTLVKDERELDAKIKEAIKARKLLIIYFYKDTCPVCKKLNATTFQDPKVRAKLKEKYVAVKVNITDTSDEKSQAIRKRFNIFGSPSFVFFDRNGKELKNDLFYGYEDPKEFFDTLDIISD, from the coding sequence ATGAAAAAAAATAGATGGATGATTCTGTCAGTATTTGTTTTGCTGTCAGCTACACTGCTTTATGCAGGAGTGGATACGGAGACGGTTTCCGGGAATGAAGGGGTGCTCAGTCTGGCGCTGGGCTCTTTTGTGGCAGGTCTTTTGCTTACTTTTACACCCTGTGTACTTCCGATGGTACCCATTGTATCAAGTATTATCGTAGGGCAGGGAAAGGAAATTACCAAGGCCAAAGCCCTGTATCTTTCTGCTGCCTATGTGCTGGGGACCATACTGACTTACACGGTCATGGGTGCACTGGCAGGTGCTACTGGGGAACAGTTGCAGGCTTATTTTCAAAATGTATGGGCCATAGGGGCCATCTCTCTGATCTTTGTAGCTATGGCACTTTCTATGTTCGGACTGTACGAAATACAGCTTCCTTCATTTATACAGTCAAAACTGAACGCCAGTTCCCAGCATATCAAGGGAGGCAGCGGTCCAATGGTCTTTTTACTCGGTGCCATTTCCGCTTTGATCCTGGGTGCCTGTGTCTCTCCCATACTCATTTCGTTCCTGGGTATCGCTATTGCCAAAGCAGATCCGATGCTCGGTGCGGTCACGATGTTCTTCCTGGCTTTGGGTATGGGTATACCTTTGCTGCTTCTGGGACTGGGTGCGGGACATCTGTTACCAAAAGCCGGTGAGTGGATGAATAAGATTAAATACACATTCGGTGTACTGCTTCTGGCCACAGCCATCTACATTTTCAATGAGCTAGATCTTGTACCGCCGCTTCTTCCCTGGGGTATTTTATTCATCGTCGTGAGTATCTACCTGGGGGCTTTGCGTCCTTTGGGTGAAGAGGCAAGAGGATGGTACAAATTCCTCAAAGGCATAGGGATCGTGGTGCTGGTATGGGGTATGCTCCTGCTTATAGGTGCGGCATATGGTCAGAGAGATATACTTCATCCTCTGCCAAAACTCTCTCTGAATAACGTTTCTGTGATCGATGAGAAGAACTATATTCCTTTTACGCTTGTGAAAGACGAGAGGGAGCTTGATGCCAAAATAAAAGAGGCGATCAAAGCCAGAAAACTCCTGATCATCTATTTCTATAAAGATACCTGCCCTGTCTGCAAGAAGCTGAATGCCACTACATTCCAGGATCCGAAGGTCAGGGCAAAATTGAAGGAGAAGTATGTTGCTGTCAAGGTCAATATTACTGATACTTCCGATGAAAAGAGCCAGGCGATCCGAAAACGCTTTAATATCTTCGGCTCGCCCTCTTTCGTCTTTTTTGATAGAAACGGAAAGGAACTTAAAAATGATCTCTTCTATGGCTATGAAGATCCGAAAGAGTTTTTTGATACTCTGGATATTATTTCGGATTGA
- a CDS encoding PepSY domain-containing protein, with amino-acid sequence MKYPLFILGFCTSMYAQTMSASEHLDLHRYNHRPSLKHMDEKNAHRLHKIDEDQAKKIAARVCRNSDVKLTLTHRGSYLYYIARTTKCTVYINALDGTVIDPKKINTEKKQ; translated from the coding sequence ATGAAATACCCATTATTCATACTTGGTTTTTGCACATCTATGTATGCGCAGACCATGTCAGCATCAGAACATCTCGATCTGCACAGATACAACCATCGTCCGTCACTGAAACATATGGATGAGAAAAATGCACATCGATTACATAAAATAGACGAAGACCAGGCGAAGAAGATAGCCGCCAGGGTGTGCAGGAACAGTGACGTAAAACTCACATTGACACATCGCGGATCCTACCTTTACTATATTGCCAGGACCACGAAATGCACGGTTTACATCAATGCACTCGACGGAACGGTCATCGATCCGAAAAAAATCAACACGGAGAAAAAACAATGA
- a CDS encoding TolC family protein: MKRMGYLFCIFSLSLYGMSYETFKAKTLKNSKILKSQTLTLQTAQQKNNILLRASNPVMNLELSNYNENAGGSNIEYAAGLSQTIRTGSYMDGLQEKANANSLLSKAFVTQGRAGYIKTLENLYTQYVYQSKMLSLLDQEYTLSNRVTAMVKERYKSGSENRVAYLQARTETLTLKTMKYTTKQELVKLYYQLLAIAGLSQKVSLEKRFIYSVSSKTKSSAKLSPQQQVLKAKEKLYRSDYSINQSSFRNFDLYTSVEQEPDQGIVRVGVSIPLSVNNDRSEERMLAKLKMQQTQLDNEQLSISIRSQKQMLKAALRELSAQYHALRSLQKEQQELTTLLQEGYKIAKGSLFQLMTAKNKLIQTRKALLQTQKMINDQKIELRFLQGDYND, translated from the coding sequence ATGAAACGAATGGGTTACCTCTTTTGCATATTTTCACTCAGTCTTTACGGCATGAGTTACGAAACATTCAAAGCAAAGACACTGAAAAACTCGAAGATACTGAAAAGCCAGACACTCACCCTGCAGACGGCACAACAGAAGAACAACATACTGCTGAGGGCTTCGAACCCGGTAATGAACCTGGAACTCTCAAATTACAACGAGAACGCCGGAGGAAGCAATATCGAATACGCAGCCGGACTTTCCCAGACCATCCGTACCGGAAGCTACATGGATGGACTGCAGGAGAAAGCAAATGCAAATTCACTGCTGAGCAAAGCTTTTGTCACACAGGGACGTGCCGGCTACATCAAAACACTCGAAAACCTCTACACACAGTATGTCTACCAGAGCAAGATGCTGTCGCTTCTGGACCAGGAGTACACACTCTCCAACAGAGTGACTGCCATGGTAAAAGAACGCTACAAGAGCGGCTCTGAAAACCGTGTCGCCTACCTTCAGGCCCGAACGGAAACACTGACGCTCAAAACAATGAAATATACGACGAAGCAGGAGCTTGTCAAGCTCTATTACCAACTGCTTGCCATAGCGGGACTGAGCCAGAAAGTCTCTCTGGAGAAACGTTTCATCTATTCTGTCTCTTCCAAAACAAAGAGCAGTGCCAAACTGAGTCCGCAGCAGCAGGTTCTCAAGGCAAAAGAGAAACTCTACCGGAGTGACTACAGCATCAACCAGAGCAGTTTCCGAAATTTCGATCTCTATACCAGTGTGGAGCAGGAACCCGACCAGGGTATCGTACGTGTGGGAGTGAGCATCCCCCTCTCCGTCAACAATGACAGAAGCGAAGAGAGAATGCTGGCAAAGCTCAAAATGCAGCAGACGCAGCTGGACAATGAGCAGCTCTCTATCAGCATACGTTCGCAAAAACAGATGCTCAAAGCAGCCCTCAGAGAACTTTCCGCGCAGTACCACGCACTCAGGAGCCTGCAGAAAGAACAGCAGGAACTTACCACCCTTCTCCAGGAAGGATACAAGATAGCCAAAGGCTCGCTCTTTCAACTGATGACAGCGAAGAACAAGCTCATTCAGACAAGAAAAGCCCTGCTTCAGACACAAAAAATGATCAACGATCAAAAAATAGAATTACGTTTTTTACAAGGAGACTACAATGATTAA
- a CDS encoding efflux RND transporter periplasmic adaptor subunit — translation MIKTLLLIVPILAFAGETATNKITMDHAKIKPLGKIVRTNAQITQLSDQKQKIVSRLPGHVEKYFVTTGQHVRKGEKVVLIESIELSKMSANYVALKQQAKAAKEQLATAKKLYKKGLTSQNELNQKIIEIEEILAQQNALASQLNSLGIDAKKLTTATDKFILYAHADGVVGQIFVPLHSNVNAEDPLMSIVNQSAYYAIAYVDLNDAMKVTAKTTGFVTFAGKKYPAHFVQLLPTIDEETQRAKVLFMMMNYPENILINAFTEMEISLEPYRNALMIKKSALSLFQGEWVVFEEARHEDEEHAAEKPHGHNKEAKEHEEEGEEEEEAPYVPKVVKIIAYYGDDVAIEGLDKGEEYVSDGVYFVKSMLLKSSLGDGD, via the coding sequence ATGATTAAGACTTTACTGCTCATAGTGCCGATACTGGCTTTTGCCGGCGAAACGGCCACGAATAAAATAACGATGGACCATGCCAAGATAAAACCTTTGGGAAAGATCGTCCGTACCAATGCACAGATCACCCAGCTTTCCGACCAGAAACAGAAGATCGTCTCCAGACTTCCGGGACATGTCGAGAAATATTTCGTCACCACCGGACAGCATGTAAGAAAAGGCGAAAAAGTAGTACTTATAGAGTCCATAGAACTCTCAAAGATGTCTGCGAACTATGTCGCCCTGAAGCAACAGGCCAAAGCGGCCAAAGAACAACTTGCTACAGCGAAAAAGCTTTATAAGAAAGGCCTGACCTCCCAGAATGAACTCAACCAGAAGATCATCGAGATAGAAGAGATACTTGCTCAGCAAAACGCTCTTGCTTCACAGCTCAATTCACTGGGGATCGATGCGAAAAAACTGACCACTGCAACCGACAAGTTCATCCTCTATGCCCATGCCGACGGCGTGGTCGGACAGATATTCGTTCCCCTTCACTCCAATGTCAATGCCGAAGATCCTCTCATGTCCATTGTCAACCAAAGCGCCTATTATGCCATCGCCTATGTGGATTTGAACGATGCCATGAAAGTGACAGCCAAAACAACGGGTTTCGTTACATTTGCCGGGAAGAAGTATCCTGCGCACTTCGTACAGCTTCTGCCCACCATCGACGAAGAGACACAGCGCGCCAAAGTACTTTTCATGATGATGAATTACCCAGAAAATATACTCATCAATGCCTTTACGGAGATGGAGATATCGCTTGAGCCGTACAGAAATGCACTCATGATAAAAAAATCTGCCCTCTCTCTCTTTCAGGGCGAATGGGTCGTCTTTGAAGAAGCCCGTCATGAAGACGAGGAACATGCTGCAGAAAAGCCGCATGGCCATAACAAAGAGGCAAAAGAGCATGAGGAGGAAGGCGAAGAAGAGGAAGAAGCACCCTATGTACCCAAAGTGGTCAAGATCATTGCCTACTACGGGGATGATGTTGCCATTGAAGGGCTTGACAAAGGTGAAGAGTATGTCTCTGACGGTGTTTATTTCGTCAAGTCTATGCTGCTGAAATCTTCACTGGGTGATGGGGATTAG